The genomic segment tgaaagaaaataaataaacatcaGCTGTGCTACTCTTTCAAACCTTTTTGTTGGACCTTGTCATCATTTCAACATATAATCGATTTAAGTGCCTGTTTCATCGATTGCTGAAACTCACAGTGCTGCCATTATACATTTCCTAAAGTGGTGCATAGTTTTAGGCGGTTCATAAAATCTTCCGCCTTATCCCATTACGAACCATTTCTAATCCTCAATCCCCTTTACACTTTACTATTTGCATCATGAGTGTCTCGCCAATACCAAACAGCCGCAATGATGTGTTTGCTAAACCTATTGAGGCTGGTGCCGATGAACACGTATCTGGGGACGCCAGGGCACCCAAAAGAAATCGGGACAGCATTTTTCAACGATCCTTGGTTGGTAACATATCTAAAACGCCACGACTATCCGATTCACCTTTACGTATGATTCAACTTCTTGATGATCGTTTCGAGAAACTCTGCAGCCGATTTGAAGATCGCATGAAATCCTTACTTCGGGAGTCTGAGAATCGCCTTCTAAATGAGCTAGATAAAAAGCTTTGCGAATTAAGGACAGAAATCGCAGACATTAATGATAGAGTTAATAAACTTGAATCTGCTGCTCTAGAAATTGATCTTCTGAAGGGTGAGATCAAAGAATTAAAACTTCAGGCCCTTAGACAAGAAAATGCCTCAGTTGCAGCGGACGTACGTATATATGGGGTACCGTTTCACGAAAATGAAAATCTATTTAACGTATTTGGGAAAATTTGTGCCAGCTGCAACATTCCTTCTCCCAAGCTCAAAACGATTCACCGCCTGAAGAATAGAAATAATACAAAAGAACGCAATTCACCAGATGCCGTTATTATTGCCACGTTTATGTCTCcttatgacaaaaatttcttcctgaAGTCACTGTCTGCTTTCAGGAAAAAAAATGGCAATTCCCTTTTGCTCCGTTTATTAGGTCTCGACTCGGATCACAAATTTTACATAAACGAGAATCTATCGAACACCAACTACAGAATACTTCAGGATGCTGTATcgctaaagaagaaaaaacttatTTACTCGGCGTTCACATTCAAGGGACTCGTGTTTGTTAAACATGGCCCCAACGATGATCCTGTAGTTATTGAACATGCTGACGCCCTAAATAGATTTCGGCATAACGAATTCTCACCGCATTTTGCTAATACCAACGttcagtaaatttttcaaacttcACGGAAATTACACAATACTTTTTTCAAACTTTATAACTAgttttaaaccattttttaaattgcttacctatttaattttaatattttatttcttttatcacTATTTTCAATTTAACAACTTTTACAACATTAATTGTGATCATTTATTCCTCTGCAGCGATACTGATGGTAgaattttgatttattattttatccTAAAATATGGCGAGCCTAGCTAACCATTACACTAGGGACTTGACGGCGAATATGATTAGAATTCTGGCAGGCCAACGGAGTGGTTTGAAGATATGTCACATTAACGCCCAAAGCCTGAATAATAAGATTGATGAATTCCGATTTATCTTTGAGAATTCAGGTTTGGATGCTATTTGCGTATCAGAGACGTGGCTGAAGGAGACTACTCCTGATTCTTTCATTGATCTTGTTGGGTATACTGTCTACAGGGCTGATAGACCACGCAGAGGAGGCGGCACAGCGATTTATGTCCGCGACAACCTGAGGACTCGCATTTGTGCCAGATCAGTGGCTGATGATAGCATTGAATATGTGCTTATAGAATTATCTGCCACGGAAAGGAAGCTGTTACTTGGTTGTGTCTATAGGCCAAATAACAATATTGACATACAACCATTCTTGGAAGTAGTGGAACACCTTACGATTACCTACCCGGATGTCATTATTGCAGGGGATCTAAATTCCAACATTCTTTTGGACTCAAGTCTCACAGCCCAGATGTCTTCATTGGGCTTATTACCTTTCAACACATCCATGCCGACTCATTTTTCGTCCAGTTCCAGTACCCTCcttgatttgttttttgtcaGTGAGATTTCTAAAGTTTCATTGTATGACCAACTGTCCGCATCGTGCTTCTCCAACCATGACTTGATTTTTCTGTCTTACAACTTTGAGATCCTTGGAAGGGAGGAGTCTTACTCATATAGAGATTTCAATTGTCTGGACCACGAAGCCTTACCTTCTTTGATTTCTGATATCGATTGGAGTCTGCTATACCGCATGGAATCGATAGACGATCAGGTGAACTTTTTATCTAGAAATGTGTGCGCTGTCCAAGATTTTGTGCTCCCGATCAAAATGAGACAAATTTGTTCGAAGACTAAACCTTGGTTTTCGGCAGATATTCGTGTTGCAATTGAGTCCCGAAACACTGCATACCGTAGATGGAAACGTTTTAGGACGTCGCACCTACGAGAGGAATATCGCTCCAACAGATCCCGTGTCAATAAGTTGATAAGAGCTGCCAAGATCAATTACTACCTCAGACGTTTTACCTCTGCGATCGGTTCGAGGAAGACTTGGAAGACCATTCACGACATTGGTATCGGTCGCAGATCCCCCGATAACATCACTGATGTGGATGTGGACCAGCTTAATGCTACTTTCACCAATATTCCAACAAACCCCATAGATCCTAGTTTCTATGACTTTGAGTTGACTCTTGGGGATCGTCACAGTGAAGGTTTTGAATTTTCGGGTATAGAACAGAACGATGTGGTACTTGGTTTCTCCATGGTGAAGTCAAATGCAGTTGGATTCGACGGCATTGAACCAAGATTTCTCAAGGTACTATTACCATTTATTTTGCCATACATTACCCACATTTTTAACAGCATTTTGACCAGAAGTTCATTTCCGGTGGCATGGAAGTACGCTAAAGTTATACCCTTACCCAAGAATTGTAGGGAGTTTCGGCCCATCTCCATTTTGTGTTTTCTGTCCAAAGTCTTTGAGAAGATAATGTATAGACAGATATTTTCGTATATAAATGAGAACTCTCTTTTATATGAGAAGCAGTCAGGTTTCCGTCCCGGACGTAGTTGTATAAGTGCTCTAGCAGATGTGGTGGAGGATATCAGGAGTAACTTGGAGAATGACGAATTGAATTTGCTTGTTCTCCTCGACCATTCAAAGGCATTCGATACGGTCGATCACACTATGTtggcagcaaaattaaaaaacctgTTTCATTTCTCGTCTTCGTCTGTTCGTTTAATCATGTCATATCTCTCCAATCGTACCCAATCCGTGGTTTCGAAGTCATCAGTTTCTAGTCCCTTGCCTGTTATTCGAGGAGTGCCCCAGGGTTCAATCTTGGGTCCTattctattttctttatatagCAACGACCTGCCAGACCAGCTCTCATTTTGTAAGACCcacatgtatgctgatgatgtgcagGTCTATATAAGTAGCACGAAGGAATGCTTAGACGACCATGTCAGGATGCTGAACCATGACCTTTCCAGAATTTATGAATGGGCAAATGCTAATGGCTTGTGCCTTAATCCTCTCAAGTCGAAGTGCATGGTTATTAAGAAAAGGGTTTCACGTTTCACTTGCgatcctgttgttgttgttgctaatgaGAGGTTAGAGATCGTGGCTCGTGCAAAGAACCTGGGGGTGACTTTCAACAGTACCTTGTCGTGGACAGACCATATTAATGCTGCTGTTGGTCAAGGGTATTCAAAGCTTCGCTCGCTTTGGTCCACTCAACAACTTACTCCTCTTTGGGTAAGAATACTTTTGGCAAAGTCATATATTATACCTAGCCTACTCTACGGTTGTGAGCTATTTGCAAACTGTGATTCTCGAAGCAGTCGTAAGATCGATACTTTCTTCAACAGTGTGGTACGCTATGTATATGGTCTTCGTCGACGAGACTCCACTTTCCGTTTCTCCAGATCCTTATATGGTGTATCATTTCGTGATGTTTTGCTCATGAGGTCATTGACCTTTTTACATAGGATAATATATACACAGGCACcatctcatttatttgagagaATCAGATTTGCAAGGTCGAACCGAGGAAACAAATTGATTCCAATGATACACCGTAGCTTAGTCTCTCAATGGCATCTATTTATATTCGCCGTTCAGCTCTGGAACTCTCTCCCGCACGACCTTCAAACCATCAGTAACGTTGTAACATTTAAAGGTAAATTACTAGATCACTTTAGGGATTCTAGATAAgtcttgttaaaaataaatatgtcaaGTGTTAATTTTGATTTGTGAGCGGTAAATAATTGCATaccaatatttttcttatttttgttttattactcaaattaacatcctatttatattttgttagtTTCAAGCTTAttatatttggtttttttttttttttttttttttttcttttcttctttttacatttatttatttatactttgtCTAACATTGTAACTTTAAAAGGATTAATTTCCCGTACTATAATCATAAGAACATgcgttcttgttgtgcgggtgtcaataaattacaaattacaaaattacaaattacaaaatttcgtcGCTAAGAGTGGATCATAAAGTacggtggttgtctatgaatagtcattcatagacaaccaccataccgtATGACTACATtataaatagtcatcatttagtcttttttatacccaccacagaaggatgggagtatattcattttgtcattccgcttgcaacatatcgaaatatccatttccgaccctatacggtatatacaatatatttttgatcaacgtaaaaatataagacaatgtagacatgtccgtccgtctgtcttttgaattcccactacaatctttaaaaacaatagagatattgagctgaaactttgcgcagattctttttttgtgcataagcaggttaagattaaagatgagctatatcggactctatattgatatagcccccttataggccgatccgccgatttagggttttaggcccataaaagccacatttattaaccgattttgcagaaatttgggacagcgagtctaacacaactcactgtcccaaatttctgcaaaatcagttaataaatgtggcttttatgggcctaagaccctaaatcggcggatcggcctatatgggggcttcaaAGTCCTTCGtcaagttggctcagatcggtccagatttggatatagctgccatatagacctcctccgatttggagtcttagtcccataaaacccatatttattatccgatttagctgacatttgggacagtgagttttcttaggccgttcgacatctttcttcaatttggctcggatcgctccagatttggatatagctcccatgtacaccgatatctcgatttaatgtcttggccccataaaaggcgcatttgtaatccgatttcactgaaatttgacacagtgacttatgttcggcttttcgacatccgtgtcgtacatgattcagatcggtttatttttagatatagctaccaaaaagttcactattttgttatgtaAATTGAATGAcctgtactttttataccctccaccataagatggggggtatactaatttcgtcattctgtttgtaactactcgaaatattcgtctgagaccccataaagtatatatattcttgatcgtcgtgacattttatgtcgatctagccatgtccgtccgtctgtccgtccgtccgtccgtccgtccgtccgtccgtccgtccgtccgtccgtccgtccgtctgtctgtcgaaagcacgctaacttccgaaggagtaaagctagccgcttgaaattttgcacaaatacttcttattagtgtaggtcggttggtattgtaaatgggccatgtcggtccatgttttgatatagctgccatataaaccgatcttgggtcttgacttcttgagcctctagcgtgcgcaattcttatccgatcagaatgaaattttgcacaacgtgttttgttatgatatccaacaactgtgttaagtatggttcaaatcggttcataacctgatatagctgccatataaactgatcttgggtcttgacttcttgagcctctagagtgcgcaattcttatccgattggaatgaaattttgcacgacgtgttttcttattatatccaacaacagtgccaagtatggttcaaatcggtccataacctgatatagctaccatataaaccggtcttgggtcttgacttcttgagcctctagagtgcgcaattcttatccgattggaatggaatttcgcacgacgtgttttgttatgatacccaacaactgtgccaagtatggttcaaatcggtccataacctgatatagctaccatataaaccgaccttgggtcttgacttcttgaccctctagagggcacaattcttatccgatttgaatgaatttttgcacgaagtatttcgttatgatatccaacaactgtgccaagtattgttcaactcggttcataaactgatatagctgtcatataagcagatctggggatttgatttcttgagcttctagaggccgcaattcctatccgatttggctgaaatt from the Stomoxys calcitrans chromosome 1, idStoCalc2.1, whole genome shotgun sequence genome contains:
- the LOC131996841 gene encoding uncharacterized protein LOC131996841 is translated as MASLANHYTRDLTANMIRILAGQRSGLKICHINAQSLNNKIDEFRFIFENSGLDAICVSETWLKETTPDSFIDLVGYTVYRADRPRRGGGTAIYVRDNLRTRICARSVADDSIEYVLIELSATERKLLLGCVYRPNNNIDIQPFLEVVEHLTITYPDVIIAGDLNSNILLDSSLTAQMSSLGLLPFNTSMPTHFSSSSSTLLDLFFVSEISKVSLYDQLSASCFSNHDLIFLSYNFEILGREESYSYRDFNCLDHEALPSLISDIDWSLLYRMESIDDQVNFLSRNVCAVQDFVLPIKMRQICSKTKPWFSADIRVAIESRNTAYRRWKRFRTSHLREEYRSNRSRVNKLIRAAKINYYLRRFTSAIGSRKTWKTIHDIGIGRRSPDNITDVDVDQLNATFTNIPTNPIDPSFYDFELTLGDRHSEGFEFSGIEQNDVVLGFSMVKSNAVGFDGIEPRFLKHFDQKFISGGMEVR